Proteins encoded together in one Astatotilapia calliptera chromosome 7, fAstCal1.2, whole genome shotgun sequence window:
- the sh2d3ca gene encoding SH2 domain-containing protein 3C isoform X3, translating into MTERCSLWSALSAAACCFYRGSFMQVQFSKEKYLLESPPEKLRKELEEELKLSPADIRSHGWYHGHIPREVSETLVLRNGDFLVRDSLLNLGDYVLTCRWDNEVLHFKISKVLVKSNETKVQYMLESDSFDSVQELVRFYVGQRKPVSQSSGVHIYCPVSRTLPLRYLEATFALSNSKQGSAYSPSSQRGAYIKRRSVTMTDGLTTEKIIPHSDSDSQSPVETPVATPEPEPEPVPNCSPSTIHHHKDAMRNCAMSMDQIQEYRCPLSPVGETPLSPAYSAITRQRAHSGGRVLAVVPPSPVMRRSSDPQVSPSASDNPPEFPPRTSHSAHSSPAHHPNYQSHSSETAGSYCDLRPCPSGPPKPPTKSYVERLRVEEGTVEGAREEGEGVFSAPQVETSSSFKPSRYESCLMPAENKPLEMSVLKRVKELLAEVDARAAAKHITMVDCMVARILGVTPEMQRMMGVSSGLELLTLPHGHQLRLDLLERFYTMSIMMAVDLLGCTGSTEERAALLHKTIQLAAELKSSLGNMFGFAAVMRALELPQISRLEQTWVTLRQRHTEGAILYEKKLKPFMKNINDGKESSALSNTTFPHIIPVLSLLERGMALGDVLEPWESAEVGVDVVMYHLEAARTIAHHRELYRTNAETKLQGIQERAEIHDIFQTEFQMRLLWGSRGSEGSQSERYEKFDKVLTALSHKLEPPVRHSEL; encoded by the exons TTCTCTAAGGAGAAGTACCTGCTGGAGTCTCCTCCTGAGAAACTCCGCAAAGAACTAGAGGAGGAGCTGAAACTGAGCCCTGCTGACATCAGGAGCCATGGCTGGTACCATGGACACATACCCAGAGAG GTATCAGAGACTCTGGTTTTGCGCAATGGAGACTTCCTTGTGCGCGATTCTCTGCTCAACCTGGGTGACTATGTTCTGACCTGTCGGTGGGATAATGAGGTGCTACACTTCAAGATTAGTAAAGTCCTGGTGAAATCCAATGAGACCAAG GTGCAGTACATGTTGGAGTCTGATAGTTTCGACTCGGTACAAGAGCTTGTGCGGTTTTACGTCGGTCAACGCAAACCGGTCTCCCAGTCCAGCGGCGTCCACATCTACTGTCCAGTAAGCAGAACTCTCCCTCTGCGCTACCTAGAAGCCACTTTTGCCCTCTCCAACAGCAAGCAAGGCTCTGCCTACTCACCGTCCAGTCAGAGGGGAGCGTACATCAAGAGGAGGAGTGTCACTATGACCGATGGGCTGACAACTGAAAAGATCATACCTCACAG TGACTCAGACAGTCAAAGTCCAGTTGAGACACCAGTGGCAACACCAGAACCAGAGCCGGAACCTGTGCCCAACtgcag CCCGTCGACGATCCACCACCATAAAGACGCAATGCGGAACTGTGCAATGAGCATGGACCAGATTCAGGAGTATCGTTGCCCCTTGTCACCTGTCGGGGAAACCCCATTGTCTCCGGCGTATAGTGCTA tCACCAGGCAGAGAGCCCACTCAGGTGGGCGGGTCCTGGCTGTTGTCCCTCCCTCCCCTGTGATGCGTCGCTCCAGCGACCCCCAAGTCAGCCCCTCAGCCAGTGACAACCCTCCAGAATTTCCCCCCCGTACCTCTCACTCAGCACACTCCTCACCGGCCCATCATCCCAACTACCAATCACATTCTTCAGAAACAGCAGGGAGCTACTGTGACCTCAGACCTTGTCCCTCTGGGCCCCCCAAACCACCAACTAAAAGCTACGTAGAGCGATTGAGAGTGGAGGAGGGGACAGTGGAGGGAGCAAGAGAGGAAGGAGAGGGGGTGTTCAGCGCCCCACAAGTGGAGACATCTTCCTCGTTTAAGCCATCCAG GTATGAGTCTTGCCTTATGCCGGCTGAGAATAAGCCTCTGGAGATGTCTGTATTGAAGAGAGTCAAAGAGCTGCTGGCTGAGGTGGATGCAAGGGCTGCAGCTAAACATATTACCATGGTGGACTGCATG GTTGCTAGAATATTAGGTGTAACCCCAGAAATGCAAAGGATGATGGGAGTGTCCTCAGGGCTTGAGTTATTGACTCTACCACATGGACACCAACTGAGACTTGACCTACTGGAGAG GTTCTACACCATGTCTATCATGATGGCTGTGGACCTGCTTGGCTGTACAGGAAGCACGGAGGAGAGGGCGGCCCTGCTCCATAAGACCATCCAGTTAGCAGCAGAGTTGAAAAGCAGCCTGGGCAACATGTTTGGTTTTGCTGCTGTGATGAGAGCTCTGGAGCTCCCGCAG ATATCCCGTCTGGAGCAGACATGGGTAACCTTACGCCAAAGACATACAGAGGGAGCTATTCTATACGAGAAGAAACTCAAGCCTTTCATGAAGAATATAAATGACGGCAAAG AATCCAGTGCTCTGTCCAACACCACCTTCCCTCACATCATTCCCGTCCTGTCTTTACTGGAGCGTGGTATGGCTCTTGGGGATGTACTGGAACCCTGGGAGAGTGCAGAGGTGGGAGTAGATGTAGTCATGTACCACCTAGAGGCAGCTCGCACCATCGCACATCACAGGGAGCTCTACAGAACCAATGCAGAGACGAAATTACAGG gAATTCAGGAACGAGCTGAAATACATGACATCTTCCAGACGGAGTTTCAGATGCGTCTGCTGTGGGGCAGCCGTGGCTCTGAGGGCAGCCAATCGGAGCGTTACGAGAAGTTTGACAAGGTCCTCACCGCCCTATCACACAAGCTAGAGCCTCCTGTGCGTCACAGCGAGCTATAG